The sequence GCGGTGGCGTCGGCATTCGGCAGCCCGCTGATCGCCGCGCGCAGCGCGTCGGCGTCCGGGGCGTCGTGCGGGCGGGCCGCGGCGTCCGGGGCGGTGGAGGTGCCCGCGACCGCCGGCGCGGCGAAAGTGCTTGCGAACGCCGGGGCGGCCGGGCCGCACACGACGCCGAGAACCAGGGTTGCGGCGAGAAGGGCACGGGTGTGGGTACGGGGGTGCATCAGGTGCCTCCGAGGGGCATGAAGTCCGTAACTGCTCGATGACTCCATCCTGTTGACCCACGGGCCCCGGCGGATCACCGGAGCGGGTGGTCCTCGCCCCGTGATCTCCTCGCCTGTGCGGGGGAGGAGAGCGCGGCCTCTCCCTCCGGCGAGGGAGCGACGAGCCCCGTCTCGTACGCGCAGATGACCGCCTGGATCCGGTCCCGCAGGCCCAGCTTGGACAGCACGTTGCCCACATGCGTCTTCACCGTGTGCTCGCTGACCACGAGCGCGGCCGCTATCTCCGCGTTGGACAGACCGCGGGCCAGATGCAGCAGGGTCTCCCGCTCCCGGGCGGTCAGCACCTCCAGCCGCTGCGCGGACGGTGCGGCGGAGGCGGTCGCGGGCGGTCGGGCGGTGTACTCGGCGATCAGCCGGCGCGCCACCGACGGGGCCAGCAGCGAGTCACCGGCCGACACCACCCGCACCGCGTGCACCAGGTCGTCCCGGCGGACGTCCTTCAGCAGAAAGCCGCTCGCGCCCGCGTGCAGGGACTCATAGACATACTCGTCCGCGTCGAACGTGGTCAGCATGACCGTCCGGCACGCGCTCTGCGCGCTGATCGCCCGGCACGCCTCGATGCCGTCCATGACGGGCATCCGGATGTCCAGCAGCGCCACGTCGGGCCGCAGCCGCCGCACCGCGTCGAGAGTCCGCTCACCGTCACCGGCCTCCGCGACCACCTCGATGTCCGGCTGCGCGTCCAGGATCATCGCGAATCCGCTGCGCACCAGCTCCTGGTCGTCGGCCACCACCACGCGGATCGTCAACTCCCCACCTCCGAAAGCGACGTTACTAGGGGCAGGGTGACCCGGACGCGAAAGCCCCGGCCCTCGGGCAGGGGGCCCGCCCGGACCGTCCCGCCGTGGGCGGCGGCCCGTTCCCGGATGCCGACCAGCCCGTGCCCGGCGCCGGTGCCTGCCGCGGTGTCCGGACCCGGACCCGGACCCGGACCCGGACCCGCGGCCGAACCCGGGTCCGGGTTCGCGTCCGATTGCGTTCCGGGACCCGTGCCGCGTCCGTCGTCCGTGATGGTGAGGGTCAACGTATCTGCCCCATAGGCCAGTTGTACGTGTACGGAGTCGGCGCGGGCGTGCCGGACCACATTCGTCAGCGCCTCCTGCACGATCCGGTGGACCGTCGCCTCGGTGTCCGGCCCGAGCGGTCGCGCCCGCCCGGTCGTCGTGCACTCGACCCGCGGACCGCTCGCCCGTACCCGTTCCAGCAACCCCGGCAGCTCCGCCAGCGTGGGCTGCGGGGAGCGGGGCGGGTCCGCGGGCCCGGAGCCGTCCTCGCGCAGCACCCCGAGCATCCGGCGCAGCTGCGTCATCGCGTCCCGCCCGGTCTCCGAGATGGCGTCGAACGCGGCCTCCGCGCGTTCCGGGGCCGTGCGCACCGCCACCGGGCCCGCTTCCGCCTGCACGATCATCAGGCTCACCGCATGGGAGAGGATGTCGTGCATCTCCCTTGCGATCCGGGCCCGTTCGCGGGCCGCCGCCCGCTCCGCCTCGATCCGGTGGGTCAGCTCCAGCTGCCGGGCCCGGTCCTCCATCGCGCGGATGTACGCCTTGCGGGTGTGGGTGAACCGTCCGAAGGCGTACGCCGCGGCGAACACGAACAGGGAGAAGAGCAGTTCCCTGGCCTCACCCGTGTTCCACGCGACCGACGGGAACACCGCCGCGCCGACCAGCACCGCGACCGCGAGCCGCCGGGGCGGCGAGCAGAGCTCGGCCACCGTGTAGAACGTCACCAGACCCGTGTACGGCAAGGGCTGGCCCGGACCGTCGACCGTGAACTTGTACAGCGCACCGGCCGCGAGCACGGCGATCAGCACGGTGACCGGTGCGCGCCGCCGGGCCACCAGCGGCAGCACGGTCAGTGTCGTCAGGCCGTACGAGGCCCAGGTGGCGGCCGGCAGGCCGGCGGAGCGCGGCACCACGAACGGCATGGTCACGGCGGCCTGTACCAGCAGCGCCACGCCGATGTCGGTGACCCACGGCCCCCGCGGGCGCCACCGGCCCCCGCGTATCGGCATCAGGGCTTCCGGGCCACCGCGCCGAACTGGGCCACCTCGGGCGTCCCGGTCTCCGCGTCGGCGCGCCAGCGCGAGCAGGACACGATGCCCGGCTCCAGGATCTCCAGGCCGTCCAGGAACGCGGCGAACTCGGCGCGGCTGCGGGCGGTGATCGGCGGAGTGGCGTTCTCGTTCCAGAAGCGCATCGCCGCCTCGTTGCCCTCGCCGCCCAGTTCCAGCGTGGGGTGGGTGAGTACCAGATAGCTGCCCGAGGGCACCGCGGCCATCAGTTCGCGCACGATGGTCAGCGCCTCGTCCGTGTCCAGGACGAAGTTCAGGATGCCGAGCATCATCACCGCGACCGGCCGGCCCAGGTCCAGCGTCGGTTCGACGGCCCGGATGATCCGCTCCGGGTGGTGGGCGTCCGCGTCGATGTACTCGGTGACGCCTTCGGGCGAGCTGGTGAGCAGGGCCCGCGCGTGGGCCAGCACGATCGGGTCGTTGTCGACGTACACGACGCGTGAGTGCGGCGCGGTGTGCTGGGCGATCTCATGGGTGTTGTTGAAGGTCGGCAGACCGGTGCCGATGTCCAGGAACTGGCTGATGCCCCTGTCACCGGCCAGGTGCCGCACGGCCCGGCCGAGGAACGCCCGGTCGGCGCGGGCCACTTCGCCGATGCTGGGGTACATGCCGGTGACCTGCTCGCCGACCGCCCGGTCGACGGGGTAGTTGTCCTTGCCGCCCAGCCAGTAGTTCCACACCCGGGCGTTGTGGGCGATGTCGGAACGGACGCGGGCGGGGACGGAGTGCTGGCTGGGGTCGGTCACGTCTGCTCCTCTGGTGCCGGGCGGGGCATCACGGGCGATGCGGGCACCGCCCATCATGCCGGACAGATCAAGGAACCCGCCTGGTGGGTGAGTTGGCGAGCACCCGGTGCAGCGCGTCCACCCGGTTGGTGGTGATCGAGTCGACACCCCGTTCGATCAGGCGTCGCATGGTGCGCTTGGTGTCGGCCGTCCAGGCGGAGACCAGCAGCCCGTCCCGGTGCGCGCGGTCGGTCAGCTCCCGGCTCACCAGGGCGAACCGGTAGTTCAGCCAGCGCGGCTTCACCGCGTCCAGCAGCACGGCGCGCGGCGGGGCGAGCGTGGTCCAGGTCAGGGCGATCTCGGCGGACGGATCTGCGGCGCGCACCCGCAGCATCGCCCCGGCGCCCGCGCAGTAGTACGCGCGCTCGCCCGCCCCGCACTCGCGGACCACCCCGACGATCTTCCGTACGGACGCGTCCGTGGCACCGGGCAGATCGACCATCACCCGGTGCGCCCCCGCCGCGAGCAGTGCCTCGCGCAGGGTGGGCACCCCGCCCCGGGTCAGCTCCAGCAGCTCCTGGTGATCGAGGCGGTCCAGTCGGCGGTCGTGGCCCCACAGCCGTTCCAGGGTGGCGTCGTGGAGCAGGACGGGCACCCCGTCGCGGGTCACCCGGACGTCGATCTCGACCGCGTCCGCCCCCCGTTCGAGGGCGGAGCGGATCGAGGGCAGGGTGTTCTCGCGGGCCCGGTACGGATCGCCGCGATGCCCCACGGCGGTGACAGCGCTGGTGGTGCCGACAGGTTTGGCCATGGGGCCATTGTGACCAGTGGGGTCAGCGGCCGGGGGCCTCCAGCCAGTTCGCCGTGTACGTGTCGATCTCGGAGGCGAGCTTCCGCTTGCCGGCCGGGTCGAGGAAGGATGCCTCCACCGCGTTCTTCGCGAGCGCGGCGATGCCCCGCTCGTCGAGCTCCAGCAGGCGGGCCGCCACCGCGTACTCGTTGTTGAGGTCGGTGCCGAACATGGGCGGGTCGTCACTGTTGATGGTGACCAGGACGCCCGCCCGCACCATCTCCTTGATGGGGTGCTGCTCGATGTCGGTGACGGCGCGGGTGGCGATGTTCGAGGTCGGGCAGACCTCCAGCGCGATCCGGTGCTCGGCCAGGTGCTCCAGCAGCTTGGGGTCCTGGGTGGCGCTGGTGCCGTGGCCGATGCGCTCGGCGCGCAGCGCGGTGAGCGCGTCCCAGATCGTCTGCGGGCCGGTGGTCTCCCCGGCGTGCGGCACGGAGTGCAGGCCCTCGGCGATGGCGCGGTCGAAGTAGGGCTTGAACTGCGGGCGGTCGACCCCGATCTCCGGTCCGCCCAGACCGAAGGAGACCAGTCCCTCGGGCCGCAGGTCCACGGCGAGCCGGGCGGTCTCCTCGGCCGAGACGAGCCCCGCCTCGCCGGGGATGTCGAAGCACCAGCGCAGGACGACGCCCAGCTCGGCCTCGGCGGCCTTGCGGGCGTCCTCGATGGCCTCCATGAAGGCCTGCTCCGGGATGCCCCGCCGGACCGAGCTGAACGGGGTGATGGTCAGCTCCGCGTACCGGATGTTCTGCCGGGCCATGTCCCGGGCGACCTCGAAGGTCAGCAGCCGGACGTCCTCGGGGGTGCGGATCAGGTCCACCACCGAGAGGTAGACCTGGATGAAGTGGGCGAAGTCGGTGAAGGTGAAGTAGTCGGCCAGCGCCTCGGGGTCCGTGGGGACCTCGGAGTCGGGGTGGTGGGCGGCCAGCTCGGCGACGATGCGGGGCGAAGCGGATCCGACGTGATGGACGTGGAGCTCGGCCTTGGGCAGCCCCGCGATGAAGGGGTGCGGATCGGTCATCGGATTTCTC is a genomic window of Streptomyces sp. NBC_01237 containing:
- a CDS encoding adenosine deaminase; the encoded protein is MIGAAGEPGRNSSRTGRNPMTDPHPFIAGLPKAELHVHHVGSASPRIVAELAAHHPDSEVPTDPEALADYFTFTDFAHFIQVYLSVVDLIRTPEDVRLLTFEVARDMARQNIRYAELTITPFSSVRRGIPEQAFMEAIEDARKAAEAELGVVLRWCFDIPGEAGLVSAEETARLAVDLRPEGLVSFGLGGPEIGVDRPQFKPYFDRAIAEGLHSVPHAGETTGPQTIWDALTALRAERIGHGTSATQDPKLLEHLAEHRIALEVCPTSNIATRAVTDIEQHPIKEMVRAGVLVTINSDDPPMFGTDLNNEYAVAARLLELDERGIAALAKNAVEASFLDPAGKRKLASEIDTYTANWLEAPGR
- a CDS encoding SAM-dependent methyltransferase, whose amino-acid sequence is MGGARIARDAPPGTRGADVTDPSQHSVPARVRSDIAHNARVWNYWLGGKDNYPVDRAVGEQVTGMYPSIGEVARADRAFLGRAVRHLAGDRGISQFLDIGTGLPTFNNTHEIAQHTAPHSRVVYVDNDPIVLAHARALLTSSPEGVTEYIDADAHHPERIIRAVEPTLDLGRPVAVMMLGILNFVLDTDEALTIVRELMAAVPSGSYLVLTHPTLELGGEGNEAAMRFWNENATPPITARSRAEFAAFLDGLEILEPGIVSCSRWRADAETGTPEVAQFGAVARKP
- a CDS encoding response regulator transcription factor codes for the protein MTIRVVVADDQELVRSGFAMILDAQPDIEVVAEAGDGERTLDAVRRLRPDVALLDIRMPVMDGIEACRAISAQSACRTVMLTTFDADEYVYESLHAGASGFLLKDVRRDDLVHAVRVVSAGDSLLAPSVARRLIAEYTARPPATASAAPSAQRLEVLTARERETLLHLARGLSNAEIAAALVVSEHTVKTHVGNVLSKLGLRDRIQAVICAYETGLVAPSPEGEAALSSPAQARRSRGEDHPLR
- a CDS encoding sensor histidine kinase → MPIRGGRWRPRGPWVTDIGVALLVQAAVTMPFVVPRSAGLPAATWASYGLTTLTVLPLVARRRAPVTVLIAVLAAGALYKFTVDGPGQPLPYTGLVTFYTVAELCSPPRRLAVAVLVGAAVFPSVAWNTGEARELLFSLFVFAAAYAFGRFTHTRKAYIRAMEDRARQLELTHRIEAERAAARERARIAREMHDILSHAVSLMIVQAEAGPVAVRTAPERAEAAFDAISETGRDAMTQLRRMLGVLREDGSGPADPPRSPQPTLAELPGLLERVRASGPRVECTTTGRARPLGPDTEATVHRIVQEALTNVVRHARADSVHVQLAYGADTLTLTITDDGRGTGPGTQSDANPDPGSAAGPGPGPGPGPDTAAGTGAGHGLVGIRERAAAHGGTVRAGPLPEGRGFRVRVTLPLVTSLSEVGS
- a CDS encoding glycerophosphodiester phosphodiesterase; this encodes MAKPVGTTSAVTAVGHRGDPYRARENTLPSIRSALERGADAVEIDVRVTRDGVPVLLHDATLERLWGHDRRLDRLDHQELLELTRGGVPTLREALLAAGAHRVMVDLPGATDASVRKIVGVVRECGAGERAYYCAGAGAMLRVRAADPSAEIALTWTTLAPPRAVLLDAVKPRWLNYRFALVSRELTDRAHRDGLLVSAWTADTKRTMRRLIERGVDSITTNRVDALHRVLANSPTRRVP